One Flagellimonas sp. CMM7 genomic region harbors:
- a CDS encoding S41 family peptidase: MKRLISKKVVIPVLALTLLFVGSSFKSDFFEIAKQIEIFTTLFKELNMNYVDETNPAELMDSAIKNMLDGLDPYTRFLNEQDVEAYKINNAGEYSGIGAMVRSYESKLVIVEPYKDYPADKAGLKAGDEIIKIGDIKVSDFDDNASELLKGANNTSVNVTFVRQGETKTATLKREGVDVDAVPYYDMIDDKTGYIVLSRFNRKASSQTKSAIQDLKGKGAERLVLDLRGNPGGLLSEAVNITNLFVPKGELIVTTKSKVKKFNQEYKTKNAPEDLEIPLVVLVNGRSASASEIVSGGLQDLDRAVVMGARSFGKGLVQRPLKLTYGTQLKVTISRYYTPSGRCIQSLDYWNRDEEGKAVKNTNFKEFTTRNGRKVQDGGGVMPDIQIASLKSNTLIDALQRNSIVFDFATDFYYDHSFDSVDDFTFSDSDFNAFKAFARTQNFSFQTETEELLEESINSDEHLLGPEVQEKYKDLLLAVNKGKISALDTFRGEIQKNLEDEIVKRYFYREGLYRYYLTHDDAILAAKELLGDSAKYNSILK; encoded by the coding sequence ATGAAAAGATTGATCAGTAAAAAGGTTGTAATTCCTGTATTAGCGCTAACCTTGTTATTTGTTGGAAGTAGTTTTAAAAGTGATTTTTTTGAGATTGCAAAGCAGATAGAAATTTTCACCACATTGTTTAAGGAGTTAAACATGAACTATGTGGATGAAACAAACCCTGCGGAGCTCATGGATTCTGCAATTAAGAACATGTTGGATGGACTTGATCCATATACCCGCTTTTTAAACGAACAAGATGTTGAGGCCTATAAAATCAACAATGCTGGAGAATACTCTGGTATAGGGGCCATGGTTCGTTCTTACGAAAGTAAATTAGTGATTGTTGAACCATACAAAGATTACCCTGCTGACAAAGCAGGTTTAAAAGCCGGTGATGAAATCATTAAAATTGGGGATATTAAGGTTTCAGATTTTGATGACAATGCAAGTGAGCTTTTAAAAGGTGCAAACAATACAAGTGTAAATGTCACCTTTGTAAGGCAAGGAGAAACGAAAACGGCAACCTTAAAACGGGAAGGTGTTGATGTAGATGCTGTTCCTTACTATGACATGATCGATGACAAAACGGGCTATATTGTTCTTTCCAGGTTTAATAGAAAGGCCTCCTCCCAAACAAAATCTGCTATCCAAGATTTGAAGGGAAAGGGCGCTGAAAGATTAGTTTTGGATCTTCGTGGTAATCCTGGTGGGCTTCTTTCCGAGGCTGTCAATATTACTAATCTATTTGTTCCAAAAGGAGAGTTGATTGTTACCACAAAATCTAAGGTCAAGAAGTTTAATCAAGAGTATAAAACTAAAAACGCACCGGAAGATTTAGAGATTCCTTTGGTGGTTCTTGTAAATGGCAGAAGTGCCTCTGCAAGTGAAATTGTTTCTGGCGGGCTTCAAGATTTAGATCGCGCCGTTGTGATGGGCGCAAGAAGTTTTGGAAAAGGCTTGGTCCAGCGACCCCTTAAACTCACTTATGGCACGCAGCTAAAGGTTACCATTTCAAGATACTATACCCCTTCTGGCCGTTGTATTCAATCTTTGGATTACTGGAACAGGGATGAGGAGGGCAAAGCGGTGAAAAACACCAACTTTAAAGAATTTACGACTAGGAATGGCCGTAAGGTACAAGATGGTGGTGGGGTAATGCCAGATATTCAAATAGCTTCACTAAAGTCCAACACCTTAATAGACGCCTTGCAGAGAAACAGTATTGTCTTTGATTTTGCTACTGATTTCTATTATGACCATTCTTTTGACTCTGTTGATGACTTCACTTTTTCAGATTCAGATTTTAATGCCTTCAAAGCTTTTGCAAGAACTCAAAATTTCTCTTTTCAGACAGAGACAGAAGAATTACTGGAAGAATCTATAAATTCCGATGAACATTTGCTTGGTCCAGAAGTTCAAGAAAAATACAAGGATCTTTTACTGGCAGTAAATAAAGGCAAGATTTCTGCTTTGGATACTTTTAGAGGAGAAATCCAAAAAAACCTTGAAGATGAAATTGTTAAACGCTACTTCTATCGTGAAGGATTGTATAGGTATTACCTGACACATGATGATGCTATTTTGGCAGCAAAAGAACTGCTTGGAGACAGCGCTAAATACAATAGTATATTAAAATAA
- the rnpA gene encoding ribonuclease P protein component: protein MTELSTENPISFTFPKKEKLKNKKLFEQLFTEGKSITAFPVKLLYTKADFDGDIRIKVGVVAPKKKFRSAVKRSKVKRLLREGYRLNKHLVFNNIEGNFAFLFLYLGGKMPNYKEVDKAMKQLLEAFQKKTIP, encoded by the coding sequence ATGACCGAACTTTCAACAGAAAACCCCATAAGCTTTACTTTTCCAAAAAAAGAGAAGCTTAAAAACAAAAAGCTTTTTGAACAGCTCTTTACAGAGGGGAAAAGTATAACCGCATTTCCCGTAAAATTGTTGTACACAAAAGCTGATTTTGACGGTGATATTCGTATTAAGGTCGGTGTAGTCGCTCCAAAGAAAAAGTTCAGGAGCGCGGTAAAAAGAAGTAAAGTCAAACGACTGTTACGTGAAGGATATCGTCTTAACAAGCATCTCGTTTTTAACAACATAGAGGGAAACTTTGCGTTCCTATTTTTATATCTTGGTGGCAAGATGCCAAATTATAAGGAAGTAGATAAGGCCATGAAACAGCTCTTGGAAGCTTTCCAAAAAAAAACAATCCCATGA
- a CDS encoding M1 family metallopeptidase has translation MNKVRFVFFTILAGVSLVSGQNNDSYWQQHVDYVMDVQMDVDTYQYTGTQKLTYTNNSPDALDRVYYHLYFNAFQPGSEMDARLQSVKDPDGRMMVDGKSRIAALSESEMGYLHVQSLTQDGSAVSFNEEGTILVVDLANPIPSGGKTVFSMEFKGQVPLQIRRSGRNNSEGVALSMSQWYPKLSEYDFEGWHPNPYIAREFHGVWGDFDVTLTIDKDYTVGGSGYLQNPQEVGHGYETPGTKVKTKGKTLTWHFKAPNVHDFMWAADPDYIHDTLKMKDGPTLHFYYKNDPEILENWKNLQPKTEEAMRFFSNNIGKYPYDQYSVVQGGDGGMEYAMSTLITGKRQFSSLVGVMVHEMAHSWFQHILATNESKHEWMDEGFTTFISSLCMNEVMEQNKENPFDGSYKGYYALVNSGMELPQAAHADRYTTNFAYGISAYSKGSIFLSQLGYVIGQDKLMETIRKYYADFKFKHPVPNDIKRTAEKVSGLELDWYLTDWTQTTNTIDYAIKSVAAEGNKTKVVLERLGDMPMPLDLLVVGADGNQETYYVPLRMMRGEKANPYPALKRTVVEDWAWAYPTYEFVINKPIGEIQAVAIDPSLLMADINPENNVYQPE, from the coding sequence ATGAATAAAGTACGTTTCGTCTTTTTTACAATCTTAGCAGGTGTGTCCCTTGTTTCAGGACAAAATAATGATTCCTATTGGCAACAACATGTAGATTATGTCATGGATGTTCAAATGGATGTTGATACGTATCAATATACTGGAACACAAAAACTCACATATACCAACAATTCCCCAGACGCTTTGGATAGGGTGTATTACCACCTTTATTTTAATGCTTTTCAACCAGGAAGTGAAATGGATGCCAGGTTGCAAAGCGTTAAAGATCCTGATGGTCGAATGATGGTCGATGGAAAAAGTAGGATTGCCGCTCTTTCTGAAAGTGAAATGGGCTATTTACACGTACAGTCCTTAACCCAAGATGGAAGCGCTGTTTCTTTTAATGAAGAAGGCACCATTTTGGTTGTAGATTTAGCAAACCCTATCCCATCAGGAGGAAAAACAGTTTTCTCCATGGAATTTAAAGGTCAGGTTCCGTTACAAATAAGGCGCTCTGGAAGAAACAACAGTGAAGGTGTTGCTCTTTCTATGAGCCAGTGGTATCCAAAACTCTCTGAATACGATTTTGAGGGCTGGCACCCAAATCCCTATATAGCCCGCGAATTTCATGGCGTTTGGGGAGATTTTGATGTTACGTTGACCATTGACAAGGATTACACCGTTGGCGGGTCTGGGTATCTGCAAAATCCACAAGAAGTTGGTCATGGATATGAGACACCTGGAACCAAGGTAAAGACAAAAGGGAAAACATTGACTTGGCACTTTAAGGCGCCCAATGTGCACGACTTTATGTGGGCAGCTGACCCAGACTACATTCATGATACATTAAAAATGAAAGACGGGCCTACCCTACACTTTTATTATAAAAATGATCCTGAAATTCTAGAAAACTGGAAAAATCTACAACCAAAAACTGAGGAAGCTATGAGGTTCTTCAGTAATAATATTGGAAAGTACCCTTATGATCAATATTCCGTGGTACAAGGTGGTGATGGGGGTATGGAATATGCTATGAGTACGCTAATCACTGGAAAACGTCAATTTTCCAGTCTAGTTGGTGTTATGGTTCATGAAATGGCTCACTCTTGGTTTCAACATATTTTAGCCACTAACGAATCCAAACATGAATGGATGGATGAGGGTTTTACTACTTTCATCAGTAGTTTATGTATGAACGAAGTCATGGAGCAAAACAAGGAAAACCCTTTTGATGGTTCCTACAAAGGATATTATGCTCTGGTCAATTCAGGTATGGAGCTTCCGCAGGCAGCGCATGCTGATCGCTACACCACTAATTTTGCTTATGGTATTTCCGCATATAGCAAAGGTTCCATTTTTCTATCGCAGCTAGGTTATGTTATCGGACAAGATAAATTGATGGAAACCATAAGAAAGTATTATGCTGATTTTAAGTTTAAGCACCCTGTGCCCAATGATATTAAACGAACGGCTGAAAAAGTTTCAGGACTAGAGCTGGATTGGTACTTAACAGATTGGACGCAAACTACCAACACTATTGATTACGCTATAAAAAGTGTAGCAGCAGAAGGAAACAAAACTAAAGTTGTTTTAGAACGACTTGGAGATATGCCAATGCCTTTAGATTTATTGGTTGTTGGTGCTGATGGTAATCAGGAGACCTATTATGTTCCTTTGCGCATGATGCGAGGAGAAAAAGCAAATCCATACCCTGCTTTAAAAAGAACTGTTGTTGAAGATTGGGCTTGGGCTTATCCCACATATGAGTTTGTCATAAATAAACCTATAGGTGAGATACAGGCAGTTGCGATTGATCCTTCCCTGTTAATGGCGGATATTAACCCAGAAAATAACGTGTATCAGCCAGAATAA
- a CDS encoding S8 family peptidase, protein MTRRYIKLNFTLLSASLFLMGCGATSLVSTPVENIDAVPLKVSELTEAQKKTWGHADLITDTIPGMSVDKAYKEIIKNKSGKTVIVAVVDSGMDLEHEDLKDVLWINKGERPNNGKDDDGNGYIDDIHGYNFLGEAYNEQLEYVRMLRLNVGDASLRAKARLKLDEEYPKALQNKQQYEQIFQVVKSADEAVKKELGKDSYTKKDLAAIEAKTEEMQQHLAVLTQMFSYGDGIPSVMEELSEGITYFADQVNYNLNKDFDGRTPVGDNPYDLSDKSYGNGNPKNRVNTESHGTHVAGIIAAKRDNGKGVNGVAKNVKLMSVRAVPNGDEYDKDISLAIRYAVDNGAKIINCSFGKSYSPNAQWVYDAIQYAASRDVLIVHAAGNDGDNLDNPENPNYPNDHKYGGSEFANNVITVGALASSYGSKMVASFSNYGKQNVDVFAPGDGIYSTLPNNTYDFQGGTSMAAPAVAGVAALIRSYHPQLSASQVKQIIIQSGLSSKASVIVSGDASNATTFDKVSKSGKMVNAYNALLMAESISKGKMTLNNNTK, encoded by the coding sequence ATGACTCGCAGATATATCAAACTTAATTTCACATTACTTTCAGCATCATTGTTCTTAATGGGTTGTGGCGCTACGTCACTTGTTTCTACGCCAGTAGAAAACATAGATGCCGTACCCCTTAAGGTTTCAGAGCTTACTGAAGCTCAGAAAAAAACTTGGGGACATGCCGATTTGATTACTGATACCATACCAGGTATGAGCGTAGACAAGGCGTATAAAGAAATCATCAAAAACAAAAGCGGAAAGACCGTAATTGTTGCCGTAGTTGATTCTGGAATGGACCTGGAACATGAAGATTTAAAAGATGTATTGTGGATCAATAAAGGAGAGCGCCCAAATAACGGCAAAGACGATGATGGCAATGGGTATATAGATGACATTCATGGCTACAACTTTTTAGGTGAGGCCTATAATGAGCAGTTGGAATATGTGCGCATGCTACGATTAAATGTGGGGGATGCTTCATTAAGGGCAAAAGCTAGATTAAAGTTAGATGAGGAGTACCCAAAAGCACTTCAGAACAAACAACAGTACGAGCAAATTTTCCAAGTAGTCAAAAGTGCGGATGAAGCTGTAAAAAAAGAATTGGGAAAAGATTCCTACACCAAAAAGGACCTAGCTGCCATTGAGGCCAAAACCGAAGAAATGCAACAGCATCTTGCAGTTTTAACACAGATGTTCTCTTATGGGGACGGTATTCCAAGTGTGATGGAAGAGCTTTCTGAAGGCATTACCTATTTTGCCGATCAAGTAAATTATAACCTTAACAAAGATTTTGACGGTAGAACTCCCGTTGGCGACAATCCTTATGATCTATCTGACAAGTCCTACGGGAATGGAAATCCAAAAAATAGGGTAAATACGGAAAGTCATGGAACTCATGTCGCTGGAATTATTGCTGCAAAGAGAGACAACGGAAAAGGTGTTAACGGTGTTGCCAAGAATGTAAAATTGATGAGTGTTAGAGCGGTTCCAAATGGCGATGAGTATGACAAGGATATTTCATTGGCAATTCGTTATGCTGTGGATAATGGAGCTAAAATCATTAATTGTAGCTTTGGAAAATCTTATTCTCCAAATGCGCAATGGGTCTACGATGCCATTCAATATGCCGCTTCAAGAGATGTGCTGATTGTTCATGCTGCGGGCAATGATGGTGACAACTTAGACAACCCAGAAAATCCCAACTACCCAAATGATCATAAATACGGAGGCTCTGAGTTCGCAAATAATGTGATAACCGTTGGTGCGTTGGCCAGCAGCTATGGTTCTAAAATGGTCGCTTCTTTTTCCAATTATGGAAAACAAAACGTTGATGTTTTTGCCCCTGGAGATGGTATCTATTCTACACTGCCCAACAACACATATGACTTTCAAGGTGGAACTTCAATGGCTGCTCCGGCAGTGGCTGGTGTTGCTGCGTTAATCAGGTCTTATCACCCACAGCTATCAGCTTCTCAAGTAAAGCAAATTATCATTCAATCTGGGTTAAGTTCAAAAGCTTCAGTGATTGTGTCTGGAGATGCATCCAACGCAACGACTTTTGATAAAGTTTCTAAATCAGGAAAAATGGTCAATGCCTACAATGCGCTTCTAATGGCAGAAAGCATTTCAAAAGGTAAAATGACCTTAAACAATAATACAAAATAG
- a CDS encoding MBL fold metallo-hydrolase, translating to MTIYPVETGNFKLDGGAMFGVVPKSIWNRTNPADSNNMIDIAARSLLIQDGDRLILIDSGMGNKQSEKFFSYYYQWGDHSLDNSLNELGFHRDDITDVFMTHLHFDHCGGSVQWNHDRTGYEPAFKNARFWTNQAHWEWATNPNAREKASFLKENLLPMQESGQLHFVQRNDSSFLEKSELGFGILFVDGHTEKQMLPHISYKGKNIIFVADLIPTVGHIPLPYVIGYDTRPLLTLNEKAKFLNNTVESNSFLFFEHDAHNQLCTLKHTEKGVRLDELFSFNEIFKPQ from the coding sequence ATGACTATTTATCCCGTTGAGACCGGTAATTTTAAGCTAGATGGCGGCGCCATGTTCGGTGTAGTTCCTAAATCCATTTGGAACAGAACAAACCCAGCGGACTCCAATAATATGATTGATATTGCCGCAAGATCCCTTCTTATACAAGATGGTGATAGGCTTATTTTAATAGATAGCGGAATGGGAAACAAACAATCAGAAAAGTTTTTTAGCTACTATTATCAATGGGGCGACCATTCTTTGGATAATTCTTTAAACGAGTTAGGTTTCCATAGGGATGATATTACAGATGTCTTTATGACCCATCTCCATTTTGACCATTGCGGAGGAAGTGTACAATGGAATCATGATAGGACAGGGTATGAGCCTGCTTTTAAAAATGCTCGTTTCTGGACCAATCAGGCACATTGGGAATGGGCAACAAATCCAAATGCCCGTGAAAAGGCTTCTTTCTTAAAAGAAAACCTGTTGCCCATGCAAGAAAGCGGCCAGCTTCATTTTGTACAACGAAATGACTCATCTTTTCTAGAAAAATCAGAACTTGGGTTTGGTATTCTTTTTGTAGATGGACATACAGAAAAGCAAATGCTCCCTCATATCAGCTACAAAGGAAAAAACATCATCTTTGTCGCTGACCTCATTCCAACGGTTGGGCATATTCCATTACCTTATGTAATAGGTTACGATACCAGGCCGTTGTTAACATTAAATGAAAAGGCTAAATTTTTAAATAATACCGTTGAAAGCAATTCTTTTCTGTTCTTTGAACATGATGCTCACAACCAACTTTGCACTTTAAAACATACTGAAAAAGGAGTGCGATTGGACGAATTGTTTTCTTTCAATGAAATATTCAAACCGCAATAA
- a CDS encoding SulP family inorganic anion transporter, producing MTPKTNHNNIFIKELPKNFFSGFVVSLIALPLGLGLAIASDAPPISGIIAAIVGGVVVAIIGGSNVTITGPGNGLVIVLLGAITTLGAGDLYQGYLFTLAAIVISGILMLLLGFLKMGRLADFFPASAIEGMLAAIGWGIFAKQFHIMIGHNNEHGSIVKLLAQIPSGLTDLVQNGSMEEMVAAGIGIISLLIMIFYSKIRNPYFQLIPAPMWILILSVGFSYSFGWLNLPFPMDSSYLISIPENVLSNLAFPDFSKALQKDFILSVFAITLIASIESLLSIKAVDKLDSQSRRSNVNKDLKALGLATSLSGLVGGLNVVTVIARSSVNVNNGATNRSANFFHAFFLVVFILLFQEQLKKIPLAALAAILVYTGYKLATPKTFRKVAKIGKEQIAIFLATLLTTLFTNLITGISVGILSTMVIHMIINKSSLLFLTNVFKPNVLLFQEHEEKTYYVSVKYFCSFLNFYKLKNKLDAIPEDQNVIIDFSVCSFVDHTVMEGLENYMDTFFKKGGSIEVIGLDKHGADSKHPFAIRKILPLESLKPIEKYFTRRQANLKATALEYDWSYEAKKSVKTKFLSNFIFFKTREISYFYNKLIDEKDNCSVFDVEFTEGAFVAKEVVKTTVMYIALPDQLPVFSLDKEGLLERIYKLAGFKDISIKNHPDFNRRFFLSGEKKTEIQALFHDDLIFFLESNPYYHIESNGDSLLILKKERLLSVQEIKAMIYFGQQLQKLLKHSLVP from the coding sequence TTGACTCCAAAAACCAACCATAACAATATATTTATTAAGGAACTGCCAAAGAATTTTTTCTCAGGCTTTGTAGTTTCCTTAATTGCCCTTCCTTTAGGGTTGGGGTTGGCCATTGCAAGTGATGCCCCGCCCATTTCTGGAATTATTGCGGCCATAGTTGGCGGTGTTGTAGTTGCCATAATTGGGGGTTCCAATGTTACCATCACAGGGCCAGGAAACGGATTGGTCATTGTTCTTTTGGGAGCAATTACGACCTTGGGCGCAGGAGACCTGTACCAAGGGTATCTGTTTACTCTCGCAGCCATTGTAATTTCTGGAATATTGATGTTGCTCCTTGGTTTTTTAAAAATGGGAAGGCTGGCTGACTTTTTCCCAGCCTCCGCTATTGAGGGCATGCTGGCTGCTATTGGTTGGGGCATTTTTGCCAAGCAATTTCATATTATGATTGGGCATAACAATGAGCACGGTAGCATTGTAAAATTGCTCGCTCAAATTCCAAGCGGATTGACGGATCTGGTTCAAAACGGTTCCATGGAAGAAATGGTAGCGGCTGGGATTGGCATTATCAGCCTTCTGATCATGATTTTCTATTCGAAAATTCGGAATCCATACTTTCAGTTGATTCCCGCTCCTATGTGGATATTGATTCTTTCCGTTGGTTTTAGTTACTCTTTTGGATGGTTGAACCTTCCTTTTCCAATGGACTCATCTTACCTTATTTCTATACCAGAAAATGTGCTGTCCAACCTTGCTTTTCCCGATTTTTCAAAAGCCCTGCAAAAAGATTTTATCCTTAGTGTATTTGCCATTACCCTTATTGCTAGCATAGAATCTCTTTTAAGTATAAAGGCCGTGGACAAACTGGATTCACAAAGCAGGAGGTCCAATGTGAACAAAGACCTCAAGGCCTTAGGACTGGCTACTTCATTAAGCGGTTTGGTTGGGGGGCTTAATGTGGTCACCGTTATTGCTAGAAGCTCGGTAAACGTAAATAATGGTGCTACCAACAGGTCTGCCAATTTTTTTCATGCTTTCTTTCTGGTTGTTTTTATTTTGTTGTTTCAAGAGCAGCTCAAAAAAATTCCATTGGCGGCACTTGCGGCCATTTTGGTATATACAGGTTATAAATTGGCCACACCCAAAACATTTCGCAAAGTGGCAAAAATTGGCAAAGAGCAAATCGCCATTTTCTTGGCTACTCTGTTGACCACGCTTTTCACCAATTTAATTACTGGAATAAGTGTTGGTATTTTATCTACTATGGTCATTCATATGATCATCAATAAAAGTTCACTTTTATTCTTGACCAATGTCTTTAAGCCAAACGTACTCTTGTTTCAAGAGCATGAGGAGAAAACATATTATGTAAGCGTAAAGTACTTCTGTAGTTTTCTCAATTTTTATAAGCTTAAAAACAAATTGGATGCCATCCCAGAGGATCAAAACGTAATCATAGATTTTTCTGTCTGTAGTTTTGTGGACCATACTGTTATGGAAGGGTTGGAAAATTATATGGACACTTTTTTTAAAAAAGGTGGAAGTATAGAAGTTATTGGTTTGGATAAGCATGGTGCGGATTCTAAACACCCCTTTGCAATAAGGAAAATACTGCCTTTAGAAAGCCTAAAGCCTATAGAAAAATACTTTACCCGAAGACAGGCTAACCTAAAAGCAACGGCACTTGAATATGACTGGTCCTATGAAGCTAAGAAAAGTGTAAAAACAAAGTTTTTATCAAACTTTATCTTTTTTAAAACACGTGAGATAAGTTATTTCTATAATAAGCTTATTGATGAAAAAGATAATTGTTCCGTCTTTGATGTTGAATTTACCGAAGGCGCATTTGTAGCAAAAGAAGTGGTAAAAACAACCGTTATGTACATTGCTCTTCCAGATCAACTCCCGGTTTTTTCATTAGATAAAGAAGGGCTCTTGGAACGAATCTACAAGCTAGCGGGCTTTAAGGATATTTCTATTAAGAACCACCCTGACTTTAACCGCCGTTTTTTTCTTAGTGGTGAAAAAAAGACAGAAATACAGGCTTTGTTCCATGATGATCTGATCTTCTTCCTAGAGAGCAATCCATATTATCATATTGAATCAAATGGGGATTCGTTGTTAATCCTGAAAAAAGAACGTTTGTTGAGCGTTCAAGAAATAAAGGCCATGATTTATTTTGGACAACAACTTCAAAAGCTCCTAAAGCATTCTTTGGTGCCTTAA
- a CDS encoding universal stress protein, producing the protein MVSLNNPFKTVLFGFAFSPTLKTNVLETSRIAHFFGAKLILLHVGSKSEEKERKIHEILSHIEHKNLEISIQWKTGKPDEVLLETCKSSGIDLLILGAVQHENLYQFYVGSIARKLTRKVCCSVLLLIKPSEERVPCKHVVVNGLEDEETPFAISNAFYVSHALGAKQLTIVEEIRQKEVAVDVEDDKSLKRVTILKERLKNREDSRIRKILKSIPKEFLEELKIKTQSIFGKRGYSIGHYAEVVRADLLVMNAPKKTGIMDRIFPHDIEYILSDLPTDLLIVRKTN; encoded by the coding sequence ATAGTGTCTTTGAACAACCCGTTTAAAACAGTTTTATTTGGATTTGCATTTTCTCCCACCTTGAAAACCAACGTGTTGGAAACCTCAAGAATTGCCCATTTTTTTGGAGCGAAGCTCATTTTGCTACATGTAGGCAGTAAATCTGAAGAAAAGGAACGGAAAATTCATGAAATTCTATCTCATATCGAGCACAAGAATCTTGAGATTTCCATTCAATGGAAAACTGGAAAGCCTGATGAAGTGCTATTGGAAACTTGCAAAAGTTCTGGTATTGACCTTCTTATTCTTGGGGCGGTTCAACATGAAAACCTTTACCAGTTTTATGTGGGCTCCATTGCAAGAAAACTAACACGTAAAGTTTGTTGTTCCGTGTTGTTGCTCATAAAGCCTTCAGAAGAAAGAGTTCCTTGCAAACATGTAGTGGTTAATGGGCTGGAGGATGAGGAAACGCCTTTTGCTATTTCCAATGCTTTTTATGTTTCTCATGCCTTGGGTGCTAAACAGCTTACCATAGTTGAGGAAATTAGGCAAAAGGAGGTCGCGGTTGATGTAGAAGATGATAAATCATTAAAAAGAGTAACCATATTAAAGGAAAGACTAAAAAACAGGGAGGATTCCAGAATCCGAAAGATTCTAAAATCCATTCCTAAAGAATTTCTGGAAGAATTAAAAATAAAGACTCAGAGTATTTTCGGAAAAAGAGGGTATTCCATTGGTCATTATGCTGAAGTTGTTCGTGCTGATCTATTGGTAATGAATGCTCCAAAAAAAACTGGGATAATGGATCGGATTTTCCCGCATGATATTGAATACATTTTGTCTGATTTACCAACCGACCTTCTAATTGTTAGAAAAACCAATTGA